A single region of the Podospora pseudopauciseta strain CBS 411.78 chromosome 1, whole genome shotgun sequence genome encodes:
- a CDS encoding hypothetical protein (COG:S; EggNog:ENOG503P7CB), with product MPFPTPVRRAAYPEYKSPYGPKYQFQPHVGTITAKTVTNLGVKAGLFGGVALFTVIFFTSGVPKVYNDVLGNIPVVGASLQNFFTKKVHPADNPF from the exons ATGCCTTTTCCT ACTCCTGTTCGCCGTGCGGCCTACCCTGAGTACAAGAGCCCCTATGGCCCTAA GTACCAATTCCAGCCCCATGTtggcaccatcaccgccaagaCTGTGACCAACCT TGGTGTCAAGGCCGGCCTTTTCGGCGGCGTTGCCCTGTTCACTGTCATTTTCTTCACCTCCGGCGTTCCCAAGGTCTACAACGATGTTCTCGGC AACATCCCTGTCGTTGGTGCTTCTCTCCAAAACTTCTTCACCAAGAAGGTCCACCCCGCCGACAAC CCGTTCTAA
- the ALG10 gene encoding glucosyltransferase (BUSCO:EOG0926300R; EggNog:ENOG503NXZQ; COG:I; COG:K; COG:O; COG:T), whose amino-acid sequence MVGSLQDLLLAFVNDAQRNLKDAFDIWAQSLRAQALVTVILTSTFLAWIICPPVKTSASPSQIKSPWVSYALVSTSLFLLSLSGGAWTLLVNRYVPEPYLDEFFHIPQAQVYCEGRYRQWDDKITTPPGLYGVTISYLFSVIYNKITMLTCETSTLRFHNLSVVLVIVAAAAQCRNLIERRQAERVGKVASTNLSLYSFHTAINIALMPVIFFFSGLYYTDPLSTLAVLLSYRHHLQRVGPERPGLLSDVWTVILGVAALFMRQTNVFWVVVYMGGLEAVYNLRSVKPGAQEFLTTLHDPPLSNSGPDDWFFCLLTIAVTALCNPAKVLRQIWPHLTILGLFAGFVAWNEGVVLGDKSNHIATIHLAQMLYIWPFFAFFSLPLFVPSILGFITRPLQTIHSLILRPNALFTIPWALLTALLSAAVVRYNTIIHPFTLADNRHYMFYIFRYTILRSPLIRLLLVIPYTVARWLVWGSLSTTTPSTTQPSGPKPRTAPAQPKAAPESDGQLTLLDSPSSVSDTTPTTSTAILWLLTTALSLVTAPLVEPRYFILPWVFYRLLVPSWSFASVGIGKRIDLRLVLETTWFVGVNAVTMYLFLFRPYVWKDSEGNVLDSGSLQRFMW is encoded by the exons ATGGTTGGCTCTTTACAAGATCTACTTCTGGCTTTTGTCAATGATGCGCAGAGAAATCTGAAGGATGCCTTCGATATTTGGGCTCAGAGCTTACGCGCCCAAGCTCTGGTGACAGTCATTCTTACATCAACATTTCTAGCATGGATCATCTGCCCACCAGTAAAGACTTCAGCATCGCCTTCACAAATAAAATCGCCATGGGTCTCATATGCTCTCGTCAGCACTTCATTATTTCTGCTCAGCCTATCTGGCGGAGCTTGGACGCTCCTGGTCAATCGCTATGTTCCAGAACCGTATCTT GACGAGTTCTTCCATATACCCCAAGCACAGGTATACTGCGAAGGGAGATACCGGCAGTGGGATGACAAGATCACTACCCCTCCCGGCCTGTACG GGGTGACTATCAGCTACCTCTTTTCCGTGATATACAACAAGATAACAATGCTCACATGTGAAACCTCGACCTTGCGTTTCCACAATCTCTCGGTTGTTCTAGTAattgttgctgctgcagcGCAATGCCGCAATCTGATCGAAAGGAGGCAGGCTGAGCGGGTCGGCAAGGTTGCTTCAACAAACCTGTCCCTATACTCGTTTCACACGGCCATCAACATCGCCTTGATGCCAGttatctttttcttctcgggTCTCTACTACACTGATCCCCTGTCGACCTTGGCGGTGCTTCTCTCTTACCGACACCATCTGCAACGAGTCGGGCCGGAACGACCAGGTCTTTTGAGTGATGTGTGGACTGTCATCTTGGGTGTGGCTGCCCTCTTCATGCGCCAGACCAATGTCTTCTGGGTTGTCGTCTATATGGGCGGCTTGGAGGCTGTTTACAATCTGCGGTCTGTCAAGCCAGGTGCTCAAGAGTTTCTCACTACACTTCATGACCCGCCACTGAGCAACTCAGGGCCTGATG ACTGGTTCTTTTGTCTCCTCACCATTGCTGTGACTGCTCTCTGCAACCCGGCCAAGGTCCTGCGCCAGATATGGCCTCACCTCACTATTCTCGGTCTATTCGCTGGCTTTGTAGCCTGGAACGAAGGCGTTGTCCTTG GGGATAAATCTAACCACATCGCAACCATTCACCTCGCTCAGATGCTCTACATCTGGCctttcttcgccttcttttccctGCCCCTATTCGTCCCTTCCATTCTTGGGTTCATCACACGCCCTCTGCAAACTATCCACTCACTCATTCTCCGCCCCAACGCCCTGTTCACCATCCCCTGggccctcctcaccgccctcctGTCCGCAGCAGTTGTCAGgtacaacaccatcatccaccccttcaccctcgcaGACAACAGGCACTACATGTTCTACATCTTCCGGTACACCATCCTCCGCTCCCCGCTCATCCGCCTCCTGCTGGTGATCCCCTACACCGTAGCAAGATGGCTCGTATGGGGAAGcctgtccaccaccaccccatcaacaacacaaccCTCGGGGCCAAAACCACGGACTGCTCCCGCCCAGCCAAAGGCAGCTCCTGAGAGCGATGGGCAATTGACCCTGCTCGACTCCCCCTCTTCAGTCTCagacaccacccccaccacatCAACGGCCATCCTCTGGCTTCTGACCACCGCCCTCTCTCTCGTCACCGCCCCGCTAGTTGAACCCAGGTATTTTATTCTGCCCTGGGTATTCTACCGGCTGCTGGTCCCTTCCTGGTCTTTTGCCTCCGTTGGCATCGGCAAAAGGATCGATCTGCGGCTCGTTCTCGAGACGACCTGGTTTGTGGGTGTCAATGCGGTGACCATGTACCTGTTTCTGTTTAGGCCCTATGTATGGAAGGATAGTGAGGGGAATGTACTCGATTCGGGGAGTTTGCAGAGGTTTATGTGGTAG
- a CDS encoding hypothetical protein (COG:K; EggNog:ENOG503P36U), translating into MDKKLDASFERVEKALAVLIDSMTKFTPSEKAANDVVKAERELFLGLEELEVHQRNVARIKQLKQETEALDAQTKQTISALWEMRKELVAVAPTKFSPAKEEKYPFTTQQLLDYARRISRNTLPPPGVTNGLDLSTAVPTTPDDQAATGPNASFATSIGGGGGGGGSGQVTAASTPAPGVQDSFVSQVPSQSQTGATELPVHLKPAVNPLENAPFFTFPTIDRIRSGALAQYQDLINRGIDPKNYDPEEEERRIKQEEQDRKDAEERARQEREEQDRRMREERERMARERELARQQQQQQEGGMDRRGSVLAPGQAGGQPARAAPKQFTFLDEDDDEDED; encoded by the coding sequence ATGGACAAAAAGCTCGACGCCTCCTTCGAGCGCGTTGAAAAGGCGCTCGCCGTGCTCATCGACTCGATGACAAAGTTCACGCCCTCCGAGAAGGCCGCCAATGACGTCGTCAAGGCTGAGCGCGAACTCTTTCTCGGTctggaggagctcgaggttCACCAAAGAAACGTTGCCCGCATCAAGCAGCTAAAGCAAGAGACCGAAGCCCTCGATgcccaaacaaaacaaaccatCAGCGCCCTCTGGGAAATGCGCAAGGAGCTCGTCGCAGTCGCCCCGACCAAGTTCTCCCCAGCCAAAGAAGAGAAATACCCCTTTACCACGCAGCAACTCCTCGACTACGCCCGGCGCATAAGTcgcaacaccctccccccaccagGCGTCACAAACGGCCTCGATCTTTCAACCGCcgtccccaccacccccgacgACCAAGCTGCTACGGGACCCAATGCCAGTTTCGCAACCTCaataggtggtggtggtggtggtggtggtagcggGCAGGTAACAGCAGCTTCGACTCCGGCGCCAGGTGTTCAAGATTCGTTCGTCTCCCAAGTCCCCTCCCAGTCCCAGACAGGCGCCACCGAGCTGCCCGTCCACCTCAAGCCCGCCGTCAACCCGCTCGAAAATGcacccttcttcaccttcccgACTATCGATCGTATCCGAAGCGGCGCCCTAGCTCAATACCAAGACCTCATCAACCGCGGCATCGACCCCAAGAACTACGAcccagaagaggaggagcggcgcatcaagcaggaggagcaggaccGCAAGGACGCCGAGGAGCGCGCCAGAcaagagagggaggagcaaGATCGCAGAATGCGCGAGGAGAGAGAGCGCATGGCGAGGGAGCGCGAGCTGGccagacagcagcagcagcaacaggaggGTGGCATGGATCGCAGGGGGAGCGTTCTTGCGCCTGGGCAAGCGGGTGGTCAACCTGCCAGAGCAGCACCTAAGCAGTTTACCTTTttggacgaggatgacgacgaggatgaggactaG
- a CDS encoding hypothetical protein (COG:G; COG:M; EggNog:ENOG503P07J): protein MPTITIIPASCKTSLATIRALLSLSDPSVKIHGIYRDLSKVPEDLLSHPQFTALQGDIDDPSLELPPSDLLFHTTPNTYTDADVFEHAKRQTENLKTAILKSSTIKKIVLMSTMGAQYSSGTGELKANHAAETTISTLPASIQKVFVRCCWFMENWASELPNLLSDKPFFYSTISPADFPFPHIAVRDIGKTCAQELLSTGPPKSNPYIFELQGQSYNSNDVKKIFEELLGKEVDMRVIPQEGLLDYYRQMFSEHVAREYTEMNQSFLDGGILFLNPEPTPGGEIRRGETELREVLAGLLKGRV from the exons ATGCCGACCATTACCATCATCCCCGCCTCTTGCAAGacctccctcgccaccaTTCGGGCTCTGCTCTCTCTTTCTGATCCCTCGGTCAAGATACACGGCATATACCGCGACTTATCCAAGGTCCCGGAAGATTTACTGTCCCACCCCCAATTTACAGCCCTCCAAGGCGACATTGACGACCCTTCCCTCGAACTTCCTCCCAGTGACCTGCTTTTCCACACAACCCCTAACACGTATACCGATGCCGATGTCTTTGAGCACGCCAAACGACAAACCGAGAACTTGAAAACCGCCATCCTCAAATCCTCgaccatcaagaagatcgTCCTGATGAGCACAATGGGGGCCCAGTACTCCTCTGGAACC GGTGAATTAAAAGCAAACCACGCTGCTGaaaccaccatctccaccctgCCCGCCTCCATCCAAAAGGTCTTTgtccgctgctgctggttcATGGAAAACTGGGCCTCCGAACTCCCCAATCTCCTCTCGGACAAGCCCTTCTTCTACTCTACCATCTCCCCCGCCGACTTCCCCTTCCCGCACATTGCCGTGAGGGATATTGGCAAGACGTGCGCTCAAGAGCTGTTGTCTACTGGCCCCCCCAAGAGCAATCCTTACATATTTGAGCTTCAGGGCCAGAGCTACAACTCGAATGATGTGAAGAAGATCTTTGAGGAGTTGCTGGGGAAAGAGGTGGATATGAGAGTCATTCCTCAGGAGGGGCTGTTGGATTATTACCGGCAGATGTTTTCTGAGCATGTTGCGAGGGAGTATACGGAGATGAACCAGAGCTTCTTGGACGGGGGGATCTTGTTTTTGAATCCGGAGCCGACGCCGGGTGGAGAGATTCGGAGGGGGGAGACggagttgagggaggtgttggcgGGATTGCTGAAGGGACGGGTTTGA
- the TMN2 gene encoding Transmembrane 9 superfamily member 2 (EggNog:ENOG503NVFB; BUSCO:EOG09261FH7; COG:U): MQLQSHAPSGATLLLSLLALPQLTSAFYLPGVAPTSYKQDDAVPLYVNAIRPVGDADSVLHSVLSWDYYHPTFQFCAPEGGGQPVGESLGSILFGDRIKTSAFELKMKHNETCKKQCEVTYGKNAAQFINQQIQEGVSLNWLVDGLPAGQKTIDVLSDTEFTNPGFLLGEQLDDGRIKFNNHYDIVIEYHEVNGNNGQYRVVGVIVQPESRKYTGEIGPDTCNTAPDIVELSETGDTKVRFTYSVYWIESTTAWATRWDKYLHVYDPKIQWFSLINSSVIVIFLVLTVMSVLVRALKKDIARYNRLDQINLDDLSGTSVLEDGVQEDSGWKLVHGDVFRNPSHPLLLSVFLGNGTQLFVMAGFTIAFALLGFLSPSNRGSLGTIMVLLYTVLGFVGGYTSARMYKSLHGEKWKLNIILTPLLVPGIVFAVFFLLDLFLWAEESSGAVPFTTMLVLIFIWFLISVPLSFAGSWLAFRAPAIEPPVRTNQIPRQIPPVTTYLKPIPSMLLVGLLPFGAIFVELYFIMTSIWFSRIYYMFGFLFLCYGLMIITCAAVTVLLVYFLLCAENYNWQWRAFLAAGTSGGYIFLNALIYWVTKLSLSGFAGSVLYIGYSALISFLFFILTGTIGYFASWLFVRKIYSSIKID, translated from the exons ATGCAACTACAAAGCCACGCGCCCTCAGGGGCAACGCTCTTGCTCTCCTTGctcgccctcccccaactcACATCAGCTTTCTACCTTCCAGGTGTTGCGCCGACCTCATACAAGCAGGATGACGCCGTACCACTCTACGTCAACGCGATTCGACCAGTCGGCGATGCAGATTCAGTATTACATTCAGTATTATCATGGGACTACTACCACCCAACATTTCAGTTCTGCGCGCCAGAAGGGGGAGGGCAACCTGTGGGGGAGAGCTTGGGAAGCATCTTGTTTGGAGACAGAATCAAAACATCGGCCTTCGAGCTCAAGATGAAGCACAACGAAACCTGCAAGAAGCAGTGCGAGGTGACATACGGAAAGAACGCGGCCCAGTTCATAAACCAGCAGATTCAAGAAGGTGTCAGTCTCAACTGGCTGGTGGATGGGCTTCCGGCAGGCCAGAAGACAATCGATGTCTTGTCCGACACTGAGTTTACGAACCCCGGTTTCCTGTTGGGCGAGCAGCTAGACGATGGCCGAATCAAGTTCAACAACCACTACGACATCGTTATCGAGTATCACGAGGTCAACGGAAACAATGGCCAGTACCGTGTTGTCGGCGTCATTGTCCAGCCCGAGTCGAGGAAGTACACTGGCGAGATCGGCCCGGACACTTGCAACACAGCACCGGACATCGTCGAGCTGAGCGAGACAGGCGACACCAAGGTGCGGTTCACCTACAGCGTATACTGGATCGAGTCTACGACTGCTTGGGCCACCAGATGGGACAAGTACCTCCATGTGTACGACCCCAAGATTCAGTGGTTCTCCCTCATCAACTCGTCTGTTAttgtcatcttcctcgtcctaACTGTCATGTCCGTCTTGGTCCGGGCTCTGAAGAAGGACATTGCGCGGTACAACCGTTTGGATCAAATCAACCTCGATGACCTGTCTGGAACTTCTGTGCTGGAAGATGGCGTGCAGGAGGACTCCGGCTGGAAGCTCGTCCATGGCGACGTCTTCCGCAATCCTTcccacccactcctcctctccgtATTCTTGGGCAACGGCACCCAGCTCTTCGTCATGGCTGGCTTCACCATTGCCTTTGCCCTGCTAGGCTTCCTCTCCCCGTCCAACCGCGGTTCTCTCGGCACCATCATGGTCCTCCTTTACACGGTTTTGGGCTTTGTCGGTGGCTACACCTCTGCTCGCATGTACAAGTCGCTCCATGGCGAGAAGTGGAAGCTCAACATCATCCTGACTCCACTCTTGGTGCCTGGGATCGTCTTCGCCGTCTTCTTTCTGCTCGACCTCTTCCTGTGGGCCGAGGAGTCATCCGGCGCCGTGCCATTTACCACCATGCTCGTGCTCATCTTCATTTGGTTCCTCATCAGTGTTCCCCTTTCATTCGCTGGCTCCTGGCTTGCCTTCCGCGCACCCGCGATCGAACCTCCTGTGCGCACCAACCAGATTCCTCGCCAGATCCCGCCAGTCACCACATATCTCAAGCCCATTCCCAGCATGCTTCTCGTTGGTCTGCTTCCCTTTGGCGCCATCTTCGTGGagctttactttattatgACGTCGATCTGGTTCAGCCGGATCTACTACATGTTTGGGTTCTTGTTTCTGTGCTACGGCTTGATGATCATCACTTGCGCCGCCGTCACCGTGCTGCTGGTTTACTTCTTGCTATGCGCTGAGAACTACAACTGGCAGTGGAGGGCTTTCTTGGCTGCTGGTACAAGCGGTGGGTATATCTTCCTCAACGCCCTCATCTACTGGGTTACCAAGCTGTCTTTGAGCGGGTTTGCGGGAAGTGTGTTGTACATTGGGTACAGCGCCTTGATTTCCTTTTTGTTCTTCATCCTGACTG GCACCATCGGATATTTTGCCAGCTGGCTGTTTGTGCGCAAGATTTACTCTTCAATCAAGATTGACTAG
- a CDS encoding hypothetical protein (COG:A; EggNog:ENOG503NY27; BUSCO:EOG09263C4C) — protein sequence MAAPATLPALLDALTKSISTTLEAAPKLTNFELPKDGISLLDVKNELLLSYLQNLVFLILLKLRQARNGGTKDQEEEQNLDDLVVNKLVELRLYLEKGARPLEDKLRYQIDKVLRAADDAERSTRAAEEAAAANVESESEAGSDNEGEEVNELHARASAAYQARANLSAITRPAGAKYASKEGDKSGVYRPPKISATSMPTFDRREKKEKPMKSATLDEFIQDEMSSIPMAQPSIGTTIMQGGRKIKTASERAKEDERREYEERNFVRLPKESKKDRKKRGLTEGRRMNYGGEEWRGLSEGLDRISQLTRGKSSGGGTKALLEKSRKRGIDTVDGPRGGGGGGGADMGERYQKKLKMLEKGRGRNRK from the coding sequence ATGGCGGCACCAGCAACCCTTCCAGCACTGCTGGATGCTCTTACCAAGTCGATATCGACCACTCTTGAAGCTGCGCCAAAACTCACAAACTTCGAACTACCAAAAGAcggcatctccctcctcgacgtGAAGAACGAGCTGCTCCTCTCCTACCTCCAGAATCTCGTTTTCTTAATTCTTCTGAAGCTGCGCCAGGCGAGAAATGGTGGAACCAAGGACCAGGAAGAGGAACAGAACCTCGATGACCTCGTAGTCAACAAACTCGTCGAACTTCGACTCTATCTCGAGAAGGGCGCCCGGCCACTCGAGGACAAGCTGAGATACCAGATTGACAAGGTGCTCCGAGCTGCCGATGACGCGGAAAGGAGTACAAGGGCGGCAGAGGAGGCAGCGGCTGCCAATGTCGAGTCCGAGTCGGAAGCTGGCAGCGACaatgaaggagaggaggtcaATGAACTCCACGCTCGCGCTTCTGCCGCTTACCAGGCCCgcgccaacctctccgcAATCACTCGCCCGGCTGGTGCGAAATACGCGAGCAAGGAGGGAGACAAGTCCGGAGTGTACCGCCCACCCAAGATTTCAGCAACCTCGATGCCCACGTTCGACAGGCgcgagaaaaaggagaagcCTATGAAGTCGGCCACCCTCGACGAGTTCATTCAAGACGAAATGTCATCTATCCCAATGGCCCAACCCAGTATTGGTACCACGATTATGCAAGGTGGTCGCAAGATCAAGACTGCTTCTGAGCGCgccaaggaggatgagagaCGCGAGTACGAAGAACGGAACTTTGTCCGTCTGCCCAAGGAGAGCAAGAAGGACCGCAAGAAGAGGGGTTTGACCGAGGGCCGCCGGATGAAttatggtggtgaggaatgGAGAGGCTTGAGCGAAGGGCTGGACAGAATCAGCCAGTTGACGCGCGGCAAGAGCTCCGGTGGTGGCACCAAGGCGCTATTGGAAAAGAGCCGAAAGAGAGGCATCGATACCGTGGATGGCCCgcgtggcggcggcggcggtggtggtgctgacaTGGGTGAAAGATACCAAAAGAAGTTGAAGATGCTGGAAAAGGGCCGCGGAAGAAACAGGAAGTGA
- a CDS encoding hypothetical protein (EggNog:ENOG503P7GS) — protein sequence MSSQRPFFLSTFFAAFRQQPPSALSAQQPNKHTTQASSGVGSSSTATPRSISASATAAQSQATSPSTSTSASRTGVIGQLPLHSPRHHHTAGIPIPHSGGRRRGSDSSSEGFRDALGTEKLYIGGRTATGEEKFFKLGVVRRVRSGDRLSLDRLSL from the coding sequence ATGTCTTCCCAGCGCCCCTTTTTCCTGTCCACCTTCTTTGCCGCATTCCGTCAACAGCCGCCCTCGGCCCTATcagcacaacaaccaaaTAAGCACACCACTCAGGCTTCCTCAGGAGTAGGATCATCGTCTACCGCCACGCCACGATCGATATCCGCCTCGGCCACTGCCGCGCAATCACAGGCTACTTCGCCTTCGACGTCAACATCTGCCTCTCGAACAGGGGTGATTGGACAGCTGCCACTGCACTCCCCACGACATCACCATACCGCCGGCATACCCATTCCGCACtcgggaggaagaaggcgaggaagcgATAGCAGCAGTGAAGGGTTTCGAGATGCACTAGGGACAGAGAAGCTGTATATTGGTGGAAGAACTGCCACAGGGGAGGAAAAGTTCTTCAAGCTGGGTGTTGTACGAAGGGTCCGGAGTGGGGATAGGCTCTCGTTGGACAGACTAAGCCTGTGA